A window of the Polaribacter batillariae genome harbors these coding sequences:
- a CDS encoding heavy-metal-associated domain-containing protein yields MRVQKILVAVAVVGFTLVGCKTENSSTTEKTAVVAAKQQMVTLNISGMTCEIGCAKTIQSKLSKKEGVLEAKVIFKDSIANIQFDANKTSKKDLIAFVNGIAGGDLYKATEASK; encoded by the coding sequence ATGAGAGTTCAAAAAATATTAGTGGCAGTAGCAGTTGTAGGTTTTACGCTTGTAGGTTGTAAAACCGAAAATTCTTCAACAACTGAAAAAACAGCAGTAGTTGCAGCCAAGCAACAAATGGTTACTTTAAACATTTCTGGCATGACTTGCGAGATTGGTTGTGCAAAAACAATACAATCTAAATTGTCTAAAAAAGAAGGTGTTTTAGAAGCCAAAGTTATTTTTAAAGATAGTATTGCAAACATTCAGTTTGATGCAAATAAAACGTCTAAAAAAGACCTAATCGCTTTTGTTAATGGAATTGCAGGAGGAGATTTATACAAAGCCACTGAAGCTTCTAAATAA
- a CDS encoding DMT family transporter codes for MSNQQQKWLYLFLLSLVWGSSFILMKKALLGVTPIQLGAIRMLFTAFFLLSVAPKSLKKIQKKHYKYIVYTALAGTFIPGFLFAFAITSIDSAVVSILNSLTPFFALILGALIFGFAFKKTQLYGILIGLVGTLILILNGAVVNPNQNYWYALLIIIASVGYAFNANMVKKYLYDLNALSIVTGNFLLLIVPAFTVLAFTGFFSIFSFQDKILMQSLGYLAILSIVGTGVAKTIYNKLVHISDPVFSSSVTYLIPLVAIFWGVLDGEKLSPLQIFAGVIILLGVYLVNKKK; via the coding sequence ATGAGCAATCAGCAACAAAAATGGCTATATTTATTTCTACTTTCTTTGGTTTGGGGAAGTTCTTTTATTTTGATGAAAAAAGCCTTGTTGGGTGTTACTCCAATTCAATTAGGGGCAATAAGAATGCTTTTTACTGCATTTTTTCTACTTTCGGTTGCTCCAAAATCTTTGAAGAAAATTCAAAAAAAACATTACAAATATATTGTTTATACAGCCTTAGCAGGAACTTTTATACCAGGTTTCTTGTTTGCATTTGCAATAACAAGTATAGATAGTGCTGTGGTTTCTATTTTAAACTCATTAACGCCTTTTTTTGCGTTAATATTAGGGGCTCTTATATTTGGTTTTGCGTTTAAAAAGACACAGTTATATGGCATTTTAATTGGTTTGGTAGGTACTTTAATTTTAATATTAAACGGAGCTGTTGTAAACCCAAATCAGAATTATTGGTATGCTTTGTTAATTATTATAGCTTCTGTTGGGTATGCTTTTAATGCAAATATGGTAAAGAAATATTTATACGATTTAAATGCGCTTTCTATTGTAACTGGTAATTTTTTATTGCTAATTGTTCCAGCTTTTACGGTTTTAGCGTTCACAGGTTTTTTTTCAATCTTTAGTTTTCAAGATAAAATTTTAATGCAGTCTTTAGGTTATTTGGCTATTTTATCTATTGTAGGCACTGGAGTTGCAAAAACGATTTACAATAAATTGGTACATATTTCCGATCCTGTTTTTTCTTCGTCTGTAACGTATTTAATTCCATTGGTGGCCATCTTTTGGGGAGTGTTGGATGGAGAAAAATTGAGTCCACTACAAATATTTGCGGGTGTTATTATTTTGTTAGGGGTTTATTTGGTTAATAAGAAAAAGTAG
- a CDS encoding M16 family metallopeptidase has translation MADGVKNSVFTQEEFDKEKKVTLENLKASENDVPTIAGRVQDILVYGKNHPYGEFVSKETINNITLDAVKNNYKTYYKPNNAYLIIVGDINPKETKKLVKELFADWQKGEIPASNFPAPENLSTTAISFVNMPNAKQSEIAVVNTVNLTLGDKDYYAALLANKILGGGGSARLFNNLREDKAYTYGSYSGISQSRQKNAATFRATASVRNMVTDSAVVEILKEINKIRYQKVTKKELQDAKEEYIGSFVMDVQKPATAASFALNIALYDLPEDFYANYIKNINSVTVDDVQNAAIKYFRGDKARIMITGRGIDVLKNLEKTDYVISYFDKEGNPTDKPAMTLPIPEGMTAEKVVNKYLEAIGGKDKIMSVKTIMMVANATIQGTPLVMTTKASSPNKTSQVISVMGNVAQKTVFDGTTGFSEARGQKIPMTPEQIVEAKSENALFRDLDYTDGKLVRIEPLDGKNAIVLKHNNTEIYYDMASGLKVKEVKTVKTPDGKEVNTPTDYSNYKEVNGIMFPHSIGIKNGPMSFDFKIKEIKINEGVSDVDFK, from the coding sequence ATGGCAGATGGTGTAAAGAATTCTGTTTTTACACAAGAAGAATTTGATAAAGAAAAAAAAGTTACCCTAGAAAACTTAAAAGCTTCAGAAAATGATGTACCTACGATTGCAGGTCGAGTGCAAGACATTTTAGTGTATGGTAAAAATCATCCTTATGGAGAGTTTGTAAGCAAAGAAACAATAAACAACATAACGTTAGATGCTGTAAAAAACAATTACAAAACTTACTACAAACCAAACAATGCTTATTTAATTATTGTTGGAGATATTAATCCAAAAGAAACTAAAAAGTTAGTAAAAGAATTATTTGCAGATTGGCAAAAAGGAGAAATACCAGCTTCTAATTTTCCAGCACCAGAAAACCTTTCTACAACTGCTATTAGTTTTGTAAATATGCCAAACGCAAAACAATCTGAAATTGCGGTTGTAAATACTGTAAACTTAACTTTAGGAGATAAAGATTATTATGCTGCATTGTTAGCAAACAAAATACTTGGTGGAGGTGGTTCTGCTAGACTTTTTAATAACTTAAGAGAAGACAAAGCTTATACCTATGGTTCTTACTCAGGTATTAGTCAAAGCAGACAAAAAAACGCAGCTACTTTTAGAGCCACAGCAAGTGTTAGAAACATGGTTACAGATAGTGCTGTTGTAGAAATTTTAAAAGAAATAAATAAAATTCGTTACCAAAAAGTAACCAAAAAAGAATTACAAGATGCTAAAGAAGAATACATTGGTAGTTTTGTAATGGATGTACAGAAACCAGCAACTGCAGCAAGTTTTGCACTTAATATTGCGCTGTACGATTTGCCAGAAGATTTTTATGCTAACTATATTAAAAACATAAACTCTGTAACTGTAGATGATGTACAAAATGCAGCTATTAAATATTTTAGAGGAGACAAAGCTAGGATAATGATTACTGGTAGAGGTATTGATGTTCTTAAAAACTTAGAAAAAACAGATTATGTTATAAGCTATTTTGATAAGGAAGGAAATCCTACAGATAAACCTGCAATGACATTGCCAATTCCAGAGGGAATGACTGCAGAAAAAGTAGTAAATAAATATTTAGAAGCCATTGGTGGAAAAGACAAAATTATGTCTGTTAAAACTATAATGATGGTTGCAAATGCAACCATACAAGGAACTCCGTTAGTAATGACTACAAAAGCTTCTTCACCCAATAAAACTTCTCAAGTAATTTCTGTAATGGGAAATGTTGCTCAGAAAACTGTTTTTGATGGAACAACCGGATTTTCTGAAGCTAGAGGCCAAAAAATACCCATGACACCAGAACAAATTGTTGAAGCAAAAAGTGAAAATGCTTTGTTTAGAGATTTAGATTATACGGATGGTAAATTGGTTAGAATTGAGCCTTTAGACGGTAAAAATGCCATTGTTTTAAAGCATAACAATACCGAAATTTATTATGATATGGCTTCTGGCTTAAAAGTAAAAGAAGTAAAAACTGTAAAAACACCAGATGGTAAAGAAGTAAATACACCAACTGATTATTCTAATTATAAAGAAGTAAATGGAATTATGTTTCCTCATTCTATTGGTATAAAAAATGGCCCAATGTCGTTTGATTTCAAAATAAAAGAAATTAAAATAAACGAAGGGGTTTCTGATGTAGATTTTAAATAA
- a CDS encoding M16 family metallopeptidase, giving the protein MKKTILTLASALLIAVSANAQKVEFEEYDLSNGMHVILHQDNSAPVVITSVMYGVGGKDGSRERTGFAHFFEHLLFEGTKNIGKGEWFKIVSSNGGRNNANTSQDRTYYYEIFPSNKLELGLWMESERLLHPIIKQEGVDTQNEVVKEEKRQGTRAYSNLLPEISKNIFKVHPYKDPNIGYMEHLDAATLEEFLAFYKKYYVPNNATLVVAGDIDFATTKKMIQDYFGPIPRGAEVVRTFPKEEPITEEFRAKAYDENIQIPAIIAAYRTPSFKTRDSKVLDMISTYLSGGKSSVLYKKMVDEKKMALAVQAANVSQQDYGIYALFALPLGDVKLEDLVKEMDEEIVKIQTDLISERDFQKIQNQFENNYVNANSSVVGIAGSLARYHVMYGDTNLINSEIDIYRSVTREEIREVAKKYLNKNQRLILEYLPKKK; this is encoded by the coding sequence ATGAAAAAAACTATTTTAACTCTGGCTTCGGCGCTGTTAATTGCAGTTTCTGCAAATGCACAAAAAGTTGAATTTGAAGAGTATGATTTAAGCAATGGAATGCACGTAATTTTACACCAAGACAATTCTGCACCTGTCGTTATTACATCTGTTATGTACGGTGTTGGTGGAAAAGATGGCAGTAGAGAAAGAACTGGCTTTGCACATTTCTTTGAACACTTATTATTTGAAGGAACAAAAAACATAGGTAAAGGAGAATGGTTTAAAATAGTGTCTTCTAATGGTGGTAGAAACAATGCAAATACTTCTCAAGACAGAACGTATTACTACGAAATTTTTCCATCAAATAAACTAGAACTGGGTTTATGGATGGAATCTGAACGTTTATTACACCCAATTATTAAACAAGAAGGTGTAGATACACAAAACGAAGTTGTAAAAGAAGAAAAAAGACAAGGTACAAGAGCATATTCTAATCTTTTACCAGAAATTTCTAAAAATATTTTTAAAGTACACCCTTATAAAGACCCAAATATTGGGTATATGGAGCATTTGGATGCTGCAACATTAGAAGAGTTTTTAGCTTTTTATAAAAAATACTACGTACCAAACAACGCTACACTAGTGGTTGCTGGCGATATAGATTTTGCGACAACAAAAAAAATGATTCAAGATTATTTTGGTCCAATTCCTAGAGGAGCAGAAGTTGTTAGAACTTTTCCTAAAGAAGAACCAATAACCGAAGAATTTAGAGCAAAAGCTTATGATGAAAACATACAAATACCAGCAATTATAGCTGCTTATAGAACACCTTCTTTTAAAACAAGAGATTCTAAAGTGTTAGATATGATTTCTACTTACTTAAGTGGTGGTAAAAGTTCTGTACTTTACAAAAAAATGGTTGATGAAAAGAAAATGGCTTTAGCTGTACAAGCTGCTAATGTTTCTCAACAAGATTATGGTATTTATGCTTTATTTGCGCTTCCTTTAGGAGATGTAAAATTAGAGGATTTGGTAAAAGAAATGGACGAAGAAATTGTAAAGATTCAAACCGATTTAATTTCTGAAAGAGATTTTCAAAAAATACAAAACCAATTCGAAAACAATTATGTAAACGCTAACTCTAGTGTTGTTGGTATTGCAGGTTCTTTAGCAAGATACCATGTAATGTACGGAGACACTAATTTAATAAATTCAGAAATAGATATTTACAGATCTGTAACAAGAGAAGAAATTAGAGAAGTTGCAAAAAAATACTTAAATAAGAATCAAAGATTAATCTTAGAATATTTACCTAAGAAAAAATAA
- the rplU gene encoding 50S ribosomal protein L21, with translation MYAIVEIAGQQFKVAKDQKVYVHRLKGEEGSKVTFDNVLLLDDAGNVTLGAPAIEGASVTAQILSHLKGDKVIVFKKKRRKGYQKKNGHRQALSEIQIASITASGTKKASKKAAPKKEEAKTEAPKVEKKATAKKTAKKADDLKKIEGAGPKAAEALVAAGIDTFAKVAKTDASKLSEILTEASSRLSHIVTDTWPKQASLAAEGKWDELKELQDKLDGGIEK, from the coding sequence ATGTACGCAATCGTAGAGATAGCAGGGCAGCAGTTTAAAGTTGCAAAAGACCAAAAAGTTTACGTACATCGTTTAAAAGGAGAAGAAGGCTCGAAAGTAACTTTCGACAACGTTCTTTTACTAGACGATGCAGGTAACGTAACTCTTGGCGCCCCAGCTATAGAAGGAGCTTCAGTAACAGCTCAAATTTTAAGTCACTTAAAAGGTGATAAAGTAATCGTTTTCAAAAAGAAAAGAAGAAAAGGTTACCAAAAGAAAAATGGTCACAGGCAAGCTTTAAGTGAGATTCAAATAGCGTCTATTACTGCTTCTGGTACTAAAAAGGCATCTAAAAAAGCTGCTCCTAAAAAAGAAGAAGCTAAAACAGAAGCTCCAAAAGTAGAGAAAAAAGCAACCGCTAAAAAAACCGCTAAAAAAGCCGATGATTTAAAGAAAATTGAAGGTGCTGGACCTAAAGCTGCAGAAGCATTAGTTGCTGCAGGTATCGATACTTTTGCAAAAGTAGCAAAGACAGATGCTTCTAAATTAAGCGAAATTTTAACAGAAGCAAGTTCAAGATTGTCTCATATCGTAACAGATACTTGGCCAAAGCAAGCTAGTTTAGCTGCAGAAGGTAAATGGGACGAATTAAAAGAATTACAAGATAAATTAGATGGTGGTATTGAAAAATAA
- the rpmA gene encoding 50S ribosomal protein L27 yields the protein MAHKKGVGSSKNGRESESKRLGVKIFGGQAAVAGNIIVRQRGTTHNPGENVYMGKDHTLHAKVDGIVEFQKKRDNRSYVSVTPFEA from the coding sequence ATGGCACATAAAAAAGGTGTAGGTAGTTCAAAGAATGGTAGAGAATCAGAATCGAAACGTTTGGGCGTTAAGATTTTTGGTGGTCAAGCAGCAGTTGCTGGTAACATTATCGTTCGCCAAAGAGGTACTACACACAATCCAGGAGAAAACGTTTACATGGGTAAAGATCATACTTTACACGCAAAAGTGGACGGAATTGTAGAATTTCAAAAGAAAAGAGATAATAGATCTTACGTTTCTGTTACTCCATTCGAAGCTTAA
- a CDS encoding 3-deoxy-D-manno-octulosonic acid transferase, whose translation MKFLYDIAIFSTSLLLPIVGFFNKKIKLFMDGRKETFTKLSKLKNAKVIWFHAASLGEFEQARPIIEELKKKHKNNTILVTFFSPSGYEIRKNYNLADVVCYLPLDSKSNARKFVELANPKLAVFIKYEFWPNLLNELKNKEVPTILVSGILREKQLFFKSYGGFMQKSLEAFHHFFVQDVNSEKLLNSINFKNVTVAGDTRFDRVSKILEQDNSLDFINHFKNDTYTIVAGSTWKEDEELLVNYINNTALKDEKIIIAPHNIKSEAVLALQKSINKKTVLFSEKEGKNLKDYQVFIINTIGILTKIYATADVAYVGGGLKTGLHNILEPATFGIPIVIGNKYDKFKEAVDLVKIGGCISIKNQEEFTSIFTKLKNDISFRNLTGIINKKYIEDNLGATKLIMNYIKNNI comes from the coding sequence ATGAAATTCTTGTATGATATTGCCATTTTTTCCACCTCATTATTGTTGCCAATAGTGGGTTTCTTCAATAAAAAAATAAAACTTTTTATGGATGGAAGAAAAGAAACATTTACCAAACTTAGCAAGTTAAAAAATGCTAAAGTAATTTGGTTTCATGCAGCTTCGTTAGGAGAATTCGAACAAGCAAGACCTATTATCGAAGAATTAAAAAAGAAACACAAAAACAATACAATTTTAGTTACTTTTTTTTCACCTTCAGGATACGAAATTCGAAAAAATTACAACCTAGCAGATGTAGTTTGTTATTTACCATTAGATTCTAAATCGAATGCGAGAAAATTCGTAGAATTAGCAAACCCAAAACTGGCAGTTTTTATAAAATACGAATTTTGGCCCAATCTTTTAAACGAATTAAAAAACAAGGAAGTTCCGACTATTTTAGTTTCCGGAATTTTAAGAGAGAAGCAATTATTTTTTAAGAGTTATGGCGGATTTATGCAAAAATCTTTGGAGGCATTCCATCACTTTTTTGTGCAAGATGTAAATTCTGAAAAATTACTAAATTCCATCAATTTTAAAAATGTAACTGTTGCTGGAGATACTCGTTTCGATAGAGTTTCAAAAATATTAGAACAAGACAACTCATTAGATTTTATTAACCATTTTAAAAACGACACATACACAATAGTTGCTGGAAGCACTTGGAAAGAAGATGAAGAGTTATTGGTAAATTATATTAACAATACAGCTTTAAAAGACGAGAAAATTATCATTGCGCCACATAATATAAAATCTGAAGCAGTTTTAGCGCTTCAGAAATCAATCAATAAAAAAACAGTTTTATTTTCTGAAAAAGAAGGTAAAAATTTAAAAGATTATCAAGTCTTTATAATAAACACCATTGGAATTTTAACCAAAATTTACGCAACTGCAGATGTTGCTTATGTTGGTGGAGGTTTAAAAACAGGCTTACATAATATTTTAGAACCAGCAACTTTCGGAATTCCTATAGTGATTGGAAATAAATACGACAAATTTAAAGAAGCCGTAGATTTGGTAAAAATAGGTGGCTGTATTTCTATTAAAAATCAAGAAGAATTTACTTCAATTTTTACAAAGTTGAAGAACGATATTAGCTTTAGAAATTTAACAGGAATTATCAATAAAAAATATATTGAAGACAATTTAGGAGCAACAAAATTAATTATGAATTATATAAAAAATAATATTTAG
- a CDS encoding YeeE/YedE family protein, translated as MDFILQPWPWYVGGPLIALSLFLYFYFGKNFGASTNFETLCTMAGAGKVSDYFKKDWKERDFALLFVVGLIIGGFISAMYLIPNKNIDLNPKTVQELTDLGFSNVANQYFPDEIFSKEVVLSLKGFLILILSGVLIGFGTRYAGGCTSGHAITGLSSLQLPSLLAVIGFFIGGIIAAWFIIPVLF; from the coding sequence ATGGATTTTATTTTACAACCTTGGCCCTGGTATGTTGGCGGACCATTAATTGCATTGTCACTTTTTCTTTATTTTTATTTTGGAAAAAATTTCGGAGCATCTACAAATTTCGAAACCTTGTGTACAATGGCTGGCGCAGGAAAAGTGTCAGATTATTTTAAGAAAGATTGGAAAGAACGCGATTTTGCATTGCTTTTTGTAGTGGGTTTAATTATTGGCGGTTTTATTTCTGCAATGTATTTAATACCAAATAAAAATATAGATTTAAACCCAAAAACAGTGCAAGAATTAACAGATTTAGGTTTTAGCAATGTTGCAAACCAGTATTTTCCTGACGAAATTTTTAGTAAAGAAGTTGTGTTATCTTTAAAAGGATTTTTAATCTTAATCTTATCAGGTGTTTTAATTGGTTTTGGAACACGTTATGCAGGAGGCTGCACTTCTGGACACGCAATTACGGGTTTAAGTAGTTTGCAATTACCATCTTTATTAGCAGTAATTGGGTTTTTTATTGGTGGTATTATTGCAGCTTGGTTTATAATTCCTGTTTTATTTTAG
- a CDS encoding YeeE/YedE thiosulfate transporter family protein, translating into MKNIKFLILGVFFAIVLSKTQAISWYRFYEMFRFQSFHMFGIIGGAVVISAIIMQLFKSGKIKDINGNKIVPKPKKKGFISTILGGTLFGLGWGISGACAAPIFVILGFKPLPALILLIGALLGAFLYGVVSKKLPN; encoded by the coding sequence ATGAAAAACATCAAATTTTTAATTCTCGGAGTCTTTTTCGCAATTGTATTAAGTAAAACACAAGCAATTTCGTGGTATCGATTTTACGAAATGTTTCGTTTTCAATCTTTCCATATGTTTGGAATTATTGGAGGCGCAGTTGTAATATCAGCAATTATTATGCAATTATTTAAAAGCGGAAAAATAAAAGACATTAATGGAAATAAAATTGTGCCAAAACCAAAGAAAAAAGGATTTATTAGTACCATTTTAGGAGGAACCTTATTTGGGTTAGGTTGGGGAATTTCTGGTGCCTGTGCTGCACCAATTTTTGTAATTCTTGGGTTTAAACCTTTACCAGCATTAATCTTGTTAATTGGTGCACTTTTAGGAGCGTTTTTATATGGAGTTGTAAGTAAAAAACTACCAAATTAG
- the moaA gene encoding GTP 3',8-cyclase MoaA, protein MSKLIDNFGRQMQYVRLAVTDRCNLRCQYCMPAHGIAIVPRQELLSYKEMYRLIRVLTELGVKKVRLTGGEPFVRKDFVAFLKMLSYNDLLDAINITTNGAMISQHIPTIEKLEKVKHINLSIDSLQREKFAKITRRDVFPEVYKTFELLEKSSLHLKLNVVVQSGFNTDEIVDFVRLTKDKNVAVRFIEEMPFNGKGQREIQENWSFNKILNEIKTEFDVQEIKSEKSSTSRNYKVENHLGSVGIIPAFTRTICNDCNRIRITSTGTFKNCLFDDGVFNLRDFIRKGASNNDLKELFLSLVKQKPENGFIAEANRKKGSVSESMSTIGG, encoded by the coding sequence ATGAGCAAATTAATAGACAATTTCGGGCGACAAATGCAATATGTACGTTTAGCGGTTACAGATCGCTGTAACTTGCGTTGCCAATATTGCATGCCAGCTCATGGAATCGCGATTGTACCAAGACAAGAGTTACTCTCTTACAAAGAGATGTATCGTTTAATTCGAGTGTTAACAGAATTGGGGGTTAAAAAAGTACGTTTAACAGGTGGCGAACCTTTTGTTCGTAAAGATTTTGTTGCATTTTTAAAAATGTTGTCTTATAACGATTTGTTAGATGCGATTAATATTACCACAAATGGCGCAATGATTTCTCAACACATTCCAACGATTGAAAAGTTAGAAAAAGTAAAACACATCAATTTAAGTATCGATAGTTTACAAAGAGAAAAGTTTGCAAAAATTACACGAAGAGACGTTTTTCCTGAAGTTTACAAAACATTCGAATTGCTTGAAAAAAGTAGTTTACATTTAAAACTAAATGTAGTTGTACAATCTGGTTTTAATACCGACGAAATTGTAGATTTTGTAAGGCTAACAAAAGATAAAAATGTAGCTGTTCGTTTTATTGAAGAAATGCCTTTTAATGGAAAAGGACAAAGAGAAATTCAAGAAAATTGGTCGTTTAACAAAATTTTAAACGAGATAAAAACCGAGTTTGATGTTCAGGAAATCAAATCAGAAAAATCTTCTACTTCAAGAAATTATAAAGTTGAAAATCATTTAGGTTCAGTTGGAATTATTCCTGCATTTACAAGAACCATTTGCAACGATTGTAATCGCATTAGAATCACTTCTACAGGAACTTTTAAAAATTGCTTATTTGATGATGGTGTTTTTAATCTTCGAGATTTTATAAGAAAAGGAGCGTCTAATAACGATTTAAAAGAACTTTTTTTATCTTTAGTAAAGCAAAAACCAGAAAACGGATTTATAGCAGAAGCAAACCGTAAAAAAGGCAGCGTTTCTGAAAGTATGAGTACCATTGGAGGGTAA
- a CDS encoding molybdopterin molybdotransferase MoeA: MILVKEAKNIILNSTQNFGVKEIPFLKSVGSILKEDILADRDFPPFNRVAMDGIAVDFQEFSSRLRSNRQLKFKIEGIQPAGSAQITLKNPENCIEVMTGAMLPKNANTVIRYEDVTIENGIATINIDEIKDRQNVHPKGKDGKLGDVLIKQNTKISAAEIGVLATVGKSFVKVAKQPKVMIVSTGDELVGVDETPLEHQIRRSNVFTLVSLLEKLNIPSETAHITDDKPILKQKIATYLQEYDVLLFSGAVSKGKFDFLPEVFKELGVKKLLHKVAQRPGKPFWFGRKIFSNADKHKENQYKKNTIVFGFPGNPISTFVNCLAYFYPWYYKSVGLSVAEETAILAENVTFKPNLTYFLQVKLSYKFGHLVASPIAGNGSGDLASLVHADAFLQLPNDKNEFKSGEVFPVIRYR, translated from the coding sequence ATGATTTTAGTAAAAGAAGCAAAAAATATAATTTTAAATTCAACTCAAAACTTTGGAGTTAAAGAAATTCCATTTCTAAAATCTGTAGGGAGCATTTTAAAAGAAGATATTCTTGCAGATAGAGATTTTCCACCATTTAACAGAGTTGCTATGGATGGAATTGCAGTTGATTTTCAAGAATTTAGTTCTCGACTGCGCTCGAACAGACAATTAAAATTTAAAATTGAAGGAATTCAGCCAGCAGGAAGTGCCCAAATCACTTTAAAAAATCCAGAAAATTGTATTGAAGTGATGACTGGTGCAATGCTTCCTAAAAATGCAAATACGGTAATTCGTTATGAAGATGTTACCATCGAAAACGGAATCGCAACAATTAATATTGATGAGATTAAAGACCGTCAAAATGTTCATCCAAAGGGAAAAGACGGAAAACTTGGTGATGTATTAATCAAACAAAACACAAAAATATCTGCAGCAGAAATTGGTGTTTTGGCAACTGTTGGAAAATCTTTTGTAAAAGTTGCAAAGCAACCAAAAGTAATGATAGTTTCTACTGGTGATGAATTGGTTGGTGTAGATGAAACTCCACTAGAACATCAAATTAGAAGAAGCAATGTGTTTACATTGGTTTCACTATTAGAAAAACTAAATATTCCTTCTGAAACTGCCCATATTACAGATGATAAACCCATTTTAAAACAAAAAATAGCAACCTATTTACAAGAATATGATGTGTTGTTGTTCAGTGGAGCAGTCAGTAAAGGTAAGTTCGATTTTTTACCCGAAGTTTTTAAAGAATTAGGCGTAAAAAAACTATTACATAAAGTTGCACAAAGACCAGGAAAACCCTTTTGGTTTGGGCGTAAAATATTTTCGAATGCAGATAAACATAAAGAGAATCAATACAAAAAGAACACAATTGTGTTCGGGTTTCCTGGAAACCCAATTTCTACATTTGTAAATTGTTTGGCGTATTTTTATCCTTGGTATTACAAATCAGTTGGTTTATCAGTCGCCGAAGAAACCGCAATTTTAGCAGAAAATGTTACTTTTAAACCCAATTTAACCTATTTTTTACAAGTGAAATTGAGTTATAAATTCGGACATTTAGTGGCAAGTCCAATTGCAGGAAATGGTTCTGGAGATTTAGCAAGTTTGGTACATGCAGATGCGTTTCTTCAATTGCCAAATGATAAAAATGAGTTTAAAAGTGGAGAGGTTTTTCCAGTAATTAGATACAGATAA
- the moaC gene encoding cyclic pyranopterin monophosphate synthase MoaC, with the protein MSNFTHINKKGNPKMVNVSDKKITKRTALAKATMFLGKEVISNFSNDELTTKKGPVFQTAIIAGIQGVKKTSELIPMCHPLLINGVDIDIQIIDLEHIEVLCKVTIEGKTGVEMEALTGANIACLTIYDMCKSISKKMVIKEVKLVEKTGGKSDIKIIS; encoded by the coding sequence ATGAGCAATTTCACACACATCAACAAAAAAGGAAATCCTAAAATGGTAAATGTTTCCGATAAGAAAATTACCAAAAGAACAGCCCTTGCAAAAGCAACCATGTTTTTAGGAAAAGAAGTGATTTCTAATTTTTCGAATGACGAATTAACGACCAAAAAAGGACCTGTTTTTCAAACCGCAATTATTGCAGGAATTCAAGGGGTAAAAAAAACATCAGAATTAATACCAATGTGCCATCCATTATTAATTAATGGAGTAGATATTGATATTCAAATAATCGATTTAGAACATATAGAAGTGCTTTGTAAAGTTACTATCGAAGGAAAAACAGGAGTAGAAATGGAAGCTCTAACGGGTGCAAACATTGCTTGTTTAACGATTTACGATATGTGTAAAAGCATCAGTAAAAAAATGGTAATTAAAGAAGTAAAGTTGGTAGAAAAAACAGGTGGAAAGTCGGATATTAAAATCATATCTTAA